A part of Streptomyces sp. DSM 40750 genomic DNA contains:
- a CDS encoding CHAT domain-containing protein — protein sequence MVQVRLADAGDLHMTWTWARGAQGFGTGYAPGPDVNEVIRALATELPGGGTEGMRRSFESGALATYEEERRLSRMLAEVLWPPGLTDQIRQVSAHLGRPLMRLQPSPRVAQVPWELLAVDGDDSDVRLIDLVDIATTAPASLRRAGTTPTEQDPDSDAVVLVLDPRVPGFRADSPLGSVLGQPGSDPALLSLVQRRLDAGTVVPSVATPAEAFRRTDLDRDWLGEALRKGARRLMYVGHVSGAPVEGGQSEDVTLHLCCGPETTGMTEPVRTHRPLSAKDLLLGTLPLRADGVPGAQLWPAPPRVALIACESGGDLRFAESFGLATAMIHNGAQLVTATRWVLPTSFAFHRLAGLPESVRPLTEAVVAVDAAHEDHDPVRRLGAWQRQQLDQWRADGRIEHAPLLWAALTCIVR from the coding sequence GTGGTCCAGGTCCGCCTCGCCGACGCCGGTGACCTGCACATGACCTGGACGTGGGCCCGTGGGGCCCAGGGATTCGGCACCGGGTACGCCCCGGGGCCGGACGTAAACGAGGTCATCCGCGCGCTGGCCACCGAACTGCCGGGCGGCGGCACGGAAGGCATGCGACGCTCGTTCGAGTCCGGCGCGCTGGCCACGTACGAGGAAGAGCGCCGCCTCTCCCGCATGCTGGCCGAGGTGCTGTGGCCGCCGGGCCTGACCGACCAGATCCGCCAGGTATCCGCCCACCTGGGCCGTCCACTGATGCGACTCCAGCCGTCACCCCGGGTCGCCCAGGTCCCGTGGGAGCTGCTCGCCGTGGACGGTGACGACAGCGACGTACGGCTGATCGACCTCGTGGACATCGCCACCACGGCACCGGCATCGCTACGACGGGCAGGCACCACCCCGACCGAACAGGACCCGGACTCTGACGCCGTGGTTCTCGTCCTGGACCCCCGCGTCCCCGGCTTCCGCGCCGACTCCCCGCTCGGCTCGGTCCTGGGGCAGCCCGGCTCGGACCCGGCGCTGCTGTCCCTCGTACAGCGCAGGCTCGACGCGGGCACCGTCGTACCGTCCGTCGCCACCCCCGCCGAGGCCTTCCGCCGCACCGACCTCGACCGCGACTGGCTGGGCGAGGCGCTGCGCAAGGGTGCCCGTCGCCTGATGTACGTCGGTCACGTCAGCGGCGCCCCCGTCGAGGGCGGGCAGAGCGAGGACGTCACCCTCCACCTGTGCTGCGGCCCAGAGACCACGGGGATGACCGAACCGGTGCGCACCCACCGCCCGTTGTCCGCCAAGGACCTTCTCCTGGGCACCCTCCCGCTGCGCGCGGACGGCGTGCCGGGCGCTCAACTCTGGCCCGCACCGCCGCGCGTCGCGCTGATCGCCTGCGAGAGCGGCGGCGATCTCCGCTTCGCCGAGTCCTTCGGCCTGGCGACGGCGATGATCCACAACGGCGCCCAGCTGGTCACCGCCACCCGCTGGGTGCTCCCCACCAGCTTCGCCTTCCACCGCCTGGCCGGTCTGCCGGAGTCCGTACGGCCACTCACGGAGGCCGTGGTCGCCGTGGACGCGGCCCACGAGGACCACGACCCGGTCCGCCGTCTCGGCGCCTGGCAGCGACAGCAGCTCGACCAGTGGCGCGCCGACGGCCGGATCGAGCACGCACCCCTCCTCTGGGCGGCCCTGACCTGCATCGTCAGGTGA
- a CDS encoding DUF3592 domain-containing protein: MDLQKMLGLWWTVLAGLALVGYACVLAGLTRPQRAVWVTARVVEVDPPGHGESGKRGIPVTIVYQDPGTGREFRLRHENKRGDRVQVAWVGQEFPVRFPRRRPERFFLMLDSEGRTSGVGGPNCMVILLVLGLVVQSFFAWGWQWGLICVGGLLLLVVALSRDGEYARARAAQLAEGVTVQGRVVAVTRDVHSDGEGGERVSHASVVAFTTHEGVEVTALCAQGIRDIAESLGRDIPVRYAPDPSLLTADPDHERRERTSNIRFIATLLVTGIVAIGVGGYCLHHPWPFT; this comes from the coding sequence ATGGACCTGCAGAAGATGCTCGGGCTGTGGTGGACGGTGCTCGCGGGGCTGGCGTTGGTGGGTTATGCGTGTGTGCTGGCCGGGCTGACCCGGCCGCAGCGGGCGGTGTGGGTGACGGCTCGGGTCGTGGAGGTGGATCCGCCGGGACACGGTGAGTCGGGGAAGCGCGGGATACCGGTGACGATCGTGTACCAGGACCCCGGCACCGGGCGGGAGTTCAGGCTGCGGCACGAGAACAAGCGTGGCGACCGGGTGCAAGTGGCCTGGGTAGGGCAGGAGTTCCCGGTCCGGTTTCCGCGGCGGCGGCCGGAGCGGTTCTTTCTCATGCTGGACAGCGAGGGGCGGACCTCCGGGGTCGGCGGGCCGAACTGCATGGTGATCCTGCTGGTGTTGGGACTGGTCGTCCAGTCGTTCTTCGCGTGGGGCTGGCAGTGGGGGCTGATCTGCGTCGGTGGCCTGCTGCTCCTCGTCGTCGCGCTGAGCCGGGACGGCGAGTACGCCCGCGCCCGCGCCGCTCAACTGGCCGAGGGCGTCACCGTCCAGGGTCGCGTGGTCGCCGTCACCAGGGACGTCCATTCCGACGGCGAAGGCGGCGAGAGGGTCAGCCACGCTTCCGTCGTCGCCTTCACCACCCACGAGGGCGTCGAGGTCACCGCGCTGTGCGCGCAGGGCATCCGGGACATCGCCGAGTCCCTCGGCCGTGACATCCCCGTCCGTTACGCGCCCGACCCGTCCCTCCTGACCGCCGACCCCGACCACGAACGCCGTGAGCGCACGTCGAACATCAGGTTCATCGCCACCCTGCTGGTCACCGGGATCGTCGCGATCGGGGTGGGCGGTTACTGCCTCCACCACCCCTGGCCCTTCACCTGA
- a CDS encoding cupin domain-containing protein: MRRVVTGHDENGRSVVVSDGPIPRSREFTSLPGWVSRLPWATEPGDNVSRTGEDPTAKVTSLLPAPGGTRFIILTLPPDTAMADPAFDPVAFDEEQRADSPGIADLMEPDGMHTTPTVDYGIVLQGEIVLELDDGRCTPLASGDIVIQNGTRHAWRNRSGRPVTMAFVLIGAESDG; encoded by the coding sequence ATGCGCAGAGTCGTCACCGGCCACGACGAGAACGGCAGATCGGTCGTCGTCAGCGACGGCCCGATCCCGCGCAGCCGGGAGTTCACCAGTCTGCCGGGCTGGGTGTCCCGTCTGCCGTGGGCGACCGAACCCGGCGACAACGTCAGCAGGACAGGGGAGGACCCTACGGCGAAGGTCACCAGCCTGCTCCCGGCACCCGGCGGCACCCGGTTCATCATCCTGACCTTGCCGCCGGACACCGCGATGGCCGACCCCGCCTTCGACCCGGTCGCCTTCGACGAGGAACAGCGGGCCGACTCGCCGGGTATCGCCGACCTCATGGAGCCCGACGGCATGCACACCACGCCGACCGTGGATTACGGCATCGTGCTGCAGGGCGAGATCGTCCTCGAACTCGACGACGGCCGGTGCACCCCACTGGCATCAGGGGACATCGTGATCCAGAACGGCACCCGCCATGCCTGGCGCAACCGCAGCGGCCGACCGGTCACCATGGCATTCGTCCTGATCGGAGCGGAATCCGACGGCTGA
- a CDS encoding phosphotransferase family protein, with the protein MSSTSAQVGPGPLPDTALTDFLIEQRLAEPTEAAHWTPLAGGVSSDLWRVDLPGRSLCVKRALARLKVAADWQAPVSRNAYEWAWMRFADRHRPDSVPDLLAHDPEAGLFAMAYLPPERHPVWKAQLLDGEVRVATAAAVGELLGSLHAASAGDATLAEEFATDDNFHALRIEPYLLATAAAHPGLGDVLRGLADRTAATHLALVHGDVSPKNILVGPSGPVLLDAECAWYGDPAFDLAFCVNHLLLKSLAVPGRRAELLRSARILAQEYVRCVDWEPRPALAERAATLLPALLLARVDGKSPVEYLTDDRHRMLVRTVATALLRAPAPTVGDVLDTWEAALPAPTGPGSVRPD; encoded by the coding sequence ATGAGCTCGACCTCCGCACAGGTGGGCCCGGGCCCCCTGCCCGACACCGCGCTGACGGACTTCCTGATCGAGCAGCGGCTCGCGGAGCCGACTGAAGCCGCTCACTGGACTCCGCTGGCCGGCGGCGTCTCGTCGGACCTGTGGAGGGTGGACCTGCCCGGACGGTCCCTCTGCGTGAAGCGCGCCCTGGCCCGGCTGAAGGTCGCGGCCGACTGGCAGGCACCGGTGTCGCGCAACGCCTACGAATGGGCGTGGATGCGGTTCGCGGACCGGCACCGCCCGGACAGCGTGCCCGATCTGCTGGCCCACGACCCCGAAGCCGGCCTCTTCGCGATGGCGTACCTGCCCCCAGAGCGGCACCCGGTGTGGAAGGCACAGCTCCTGGACGGCGAGGTGCGGGTGGCGACCGCGGCGGCCGTCGGAGAACTGCTCGGCAGCCTGCACGCGGCGAGTGCGGGGGACGCCACCCTCGCCGAGGAGTTCGCCACCGACGACAACTTCCACGCGCTGCGCATCGAGCCGTACCTGCTGGCCACCGCCGCCGCACACCCCGGTCTGGGCGATGTCCTGCGGGGGCTGGCCGACCGCACGGCCGCCACCCACCTGGCCCTGGTCCATGGCGATGTCAGCCCCAAGAACATACTCGTCGGCCCGTCCGGGCCCGTGCTCCTGGACGCCGAGTGCGCCTGGTACGGAGACCCCGCCTTCGACCTGGCCTTCTGCGTCAACCATCTGCTTCTCAAGAGCCTGGCGGTACCAGGACGCCGCGCCGAACTCCTCCGATCGGCCCGCATCCTGGCGCAGGAGTACGTCCGGTGTGTCGACTGGGAGCCCCGGCCCGCTCTTGCGGAACGGGCCGCGACACTGCTGCCGGCGCTGCTGCTCGCGCGGGTGGACGGCAAGTCCCCGGTGGAGTACCTCACGGACGACCGGCACCGGATGCTCGTGCGCACCGTGGCAACGGCTTTGCTACGGGCCCCCGCACCCACGGTGGGCGATGTCCTGGACACCTGGGAAGCCGCTCTGCCGGCCCCGACCGGCCCCGGCAGTGTGCGGCCCGACTGA
- a CDS encoding C-terminal binding protein, giving the protein MKPLSCPGTVLLTDYAWPDDSVERSVIEQAGHILVTGPAEPASAEVIEELVAEHRPAGILTCWAPVSATAIDTSPELRIVARLGVGLDNIAVDAATERGVWVTNVPDYCVEEVSDHAVGMVLAWTRGLAVFDREVRAGRWDPASARLRRLSTLTCGIVGFGRIGRATARKLGAFGCRILAHDPHSPKCTPGVEMVGLEELLRGSDVVILHVPLTPRTHHIIGSEQLALMQPGGLLVNVSRGGLVDTDAVIKSLDSGHLDGAAFDVLETEPHVPAGLSAQPGALLTPHVAFSSDASVMELRRRAAEEVVRILAGENPVHGCNSPRGLPAGSGDQR; this is encoded by the coding sequence ATGAAACCACTGAGCTGCCCAGGCACCGTGCTGCTCACCGACTACGCCTGGCCCGACGACTCCGTCGAGCGATCGGTCATCGAGCAGGCGGGCCACATCCTGGTGACCGGCCCCGCCGAGCCCGCCTCCGCAGAGGTGATCGAGGAACTGGTCGCCGAGCACCGGCCCGCCGGGATCCTGACCTGCTGGGCGCCGGTCTCCGCCACCGCGATCGACACCTCGCCGGAGCTTCGCATCGTGGCCAGACTCGGGGTCGGCCTGGACAACATCGCTGTTGATGCCGCCACCGAGCGAGGCGTGTGGGTCACCAACGTGCCCGACTACTGCGTCGAGGAGGTCTCCGATCATGCCGTCGGCATGGTGCTGGCCTGGACGCGGGGCCTGGCCGTGTTCGACCGGGAGGTCCGCGCGGGCCGCTGGGACCCCGCGAGCGCGCGGCTGCGCCGGCTGTCGACGCTGACCTGCGGCATCGTTGGATTCGGGCGGATCGGACGCGCGACGGCGCGCAAGCTCGGCGCGTTCGGCTGCCGGATCCTGGCCCACGACCCGCACTCGCCGAAGTGCACCCCCGGTGTGGAGATGGTGGGCCTGGAGGAGCTCCTGCGCGGCAGTGACGTGGTGATCCTCCATGTGCCGCTGACCCCCCGCACGCACCACATCATCGGAAGCGAACAGCTGGCGCTGATGCAGCCGGGCGGCCTGCTCGTCAACGTCAGCCGGGGCGGCCTGGTCGACACCGACGCGGTGATCAAGTCCCTCGACAGCGGGCACCTGGACGGTGCCGCCTTCGACGTACTGGAGACCGAGCCGCATGTGCCCGCCGGCCTGTCGGCCCAGCCGGGGGCGCTGCTCACCCCGCACGTCGCCTTCTCCTCCGACGCGTCGGTCATGGAACTGCGCCGCCGAGCCGCTGAGGAAGTCGTACGGATCCTGGCCGGCGAGAACCCGGTCCACGGCTGCAACAGCCCCCGTGGCCTGCCCGCCGGATCGGGTGACCAGCGATGA
- a CDS encoding MFS transporter translates to MTHAAQVDTSAVPADGTHQESTRPPLSRATIGVGFLLIVLSYMVNAMDRQVFPPLLPNIREEYGFSLEQGGLLATNFTLGMALAGLPAGYLLDRFRRKTILLSSIVIYSLGTMATPLATGFADMTLYRVVSGFGEGMQSAAIFAAMGAFFAHRRGLAFGIIGVGYSVGVFIAPLIGVHLMGLHGTWHSPFYLFGTAGLLIAAASLFLVKAGLTEHSTEKVVSARTYDHVPASAYNRNTIALTVHAVVSGVAIYGFLGLYPTYLITSLHYSAEQAALAMSFLGFGGMSAVLGGWLGDRVNQRNLLILSLLAVSAVSVCVYETQAPVGLQCVFAFLMGAFGLGFIYPNTNSAMQRAVRPGQIGRASGLFVTSYYGPAAFSGLLFAALVDSYGWSQAGLLQVTFLPLVSVAALVFVRPALFNNAVR, encoded by the coding sequence ATGACTCACGCAGCACAAGTCGACACCAGTGCCGTGCCCGCCGACGGCACTCATCAGGAAAGCACCCGTCCGCCCCTCTCCCGGGCCACGATCGGGGTGGGCTTCCTGCTGATCGTCCTCTCCTACATGGTCAACGCGATGGACCGCCAAGTCTTCCCTCCCCTGTTGCCCAACATCCGCGAGGAGTACGGGTTCTCCCTGGAACAGGGCGGGCTGCTGGCGACCAACTTCACCCTCGGTATGGCTCTGGCCGGCCTGCCCGCGGGTTATCTCCTGGACCGTTTTCGCCGCAAGACGATCTTGCTGTCCAGCATCGTGATCTACTCCCTGGGCACGATGGCCACGCCCCTGGCCACCGGTTTCGCCGACATGACCCTGTACCGGGTCGTCTCGGGCTTCGGTGAGGGCATGCAGTCCGCCGCCATCTTCGCGGCGATGGGCGCCTTCTTCGCCCACCGGCGCGGCCTCGCCTTCGGCATCATCGGCGTGGGTTACTCCGTCGGCGTGTTCATCGCCCCGCTGATCGGCGTCCACCTCATGGGCCTGCACGGCACCTGGCACTCGCCCTTCTACCTGTTCGGCACGGCAGGCCTGCTGATCGCCGCCGCCTCCCTGTTCCTCGTGAAGGCCGGTCTGACCGAGCACTCAACCGAGAAGGTCGTCTCGGCCAGGACCTACGACCACGTCCCGGCCTCCGCCTACAACCGCAACACCATCGCCCTCACCGTCCACGCCGTCGTCAGCGGCGTGGCCATCTACGGGTTCCTCGGGCTCTACCCGACGTACCTCATCACGTCGCTGCACTACTCCGCCGAGCAGGCGGCACTGGCCATGAGCTTCCTCGGTTTCGGTGGCATGTCGGCCGTTCTCGGCGGCTGGCTCGGCGACCGGGTCAACCAGCGCAACCTGCTGATCCTCAGTCTGTTGGCCGTCTCAGCCGTCAGCGTGTGCGTCTACGAGACGCAGGCCCCAGTGGGCCTGCAGTGCGTGTTCGCCTTCCTCATGGGCGCGTTCGGGCTGGGCTTCATCTACCCCAACACGAACAGCGCGATGCAGCGGGCTGTCCGTCCCGGGCAGATCGGACGCGCCTCGGGTCTCTTCGTCACGAGTTACTACGGGCCGGCGGCATTCTCGGGACTTCTCTTCGCCGCCCTCGTGGACTCCTACGGCTGGAGCCAGGCGGGCCTGCTCCAGGTCACGTTCCTCCCGCTGGTGAGCGTCGCCGCCCTGGTCTTCGTCCGTCCCGCACTGTTCAACAACGCGGTCCGCTGA
- a CDS encoding fumarylacetoacetate hydrolase family protein, with the protein MRIVRYAVGGVRHYGELESGDVRIARFEGDPFTGLSPTEYVDQVGDVVILPPVDRPRIFGFAYNYASHVDETDHEIPEVPVCFMKPSTAVVGPGDAIVYPEDGELIHFEGELVVIIGKEARHVKPSQAHEYILGYTCGNDVSDRIVQRKESTYGTLLIGKGHDTFAPLGPAIATELDPAGLSLTTRVNGTVMQSATTADLLLPVPDLVGYLSRYLTLLPGDVIMTGTPSGVGPIRPGDEVEVEIEGIGVLRNPVVAESR; encoded by the coding sequence GTGCGGATCGTCAGGTATGCCGTCGGCGGCGTGCGTCACTATGGAGAACTCGAATCCGGTGACGTGAGGATCGCGAGATTCGAGGGTGATCCCTTCACCGGGTTGTCCCCTACGGAGTATGTCGACCAGGTCGGCGACGTCGTCATTCTCCCGCCGGTCGACCGCCCCCGGATTTTCGGGTTCGCCTACAACTACGCCTCACATGTCGACGAAACCGACCATGAGATTCCCGAAGTTCCGGTGTGCTTCATGAAGCCGAGTACGGCCGTTGTGGGACCGGGGGATGCAATCGTGTATCCGGAGGATGGCGAACTGATCCATTTCGAAGGGGAGTTGGTCGTCATCATCGGAAAGGAAGCCCGCCATGTGAAACCCTCACAGGCCCATGAGTACATCCTCGGCTATACGTGCGGGAATGACGTCAGCGACCGCATCGTCCAGCGCAAGGAAAGCACATACGGAACGCTTCTGATCGGGAAGGGCCACGACACCTTCGCCCCGCTCGGGCCGGCCATCGCGACCGAACTCGACCCTGCGGGGCTGTCCCTGACGACCCGTGTGAACGGCACGGTCATGCAGTCTGCGACCACGGCCGACCTGCTGCTCCCGGTTCCGGATCTCGTCGGCTACCTCAGCCGCTACCTGACGCTGCTGCCCGGAGACGTGATCATGACGGGCACGCCTTCAGGCGTCGGGCCGATCCGCCCCGGAGATGAGGTGGAGGTCGAGATAGAGGGCATCGGCGTCCTGCGCAATCCGGTCGTGGCCGAAAGTCGTTGA
- a CDS encoding LacI family DNA-binding transcriptional regulator, with protein MITTRDIAERLGVSVSTVGRALADDPRISEETKFRVRQAASEMGYVGNRAARMMRGASSNVVALVIPDIRNSFYSTIAHELSKNMEAEGFQLMLSETDDDRTAELRHLRELSANRVAAVIIVPTARPHSESVKLLRALPHLQLLRRHQSLGSQWFGVDDHEALRQATAHLVAQGHTRIAYLGGPEELPTGAERLRGFRTALREGRLPDEAGRAELGPPSSVARGRETVRRLLKGPDAPTALVLGSIQLTLGVLEELSRQGVKVPDELSVVGFGDEPGFSWWGPGLTTIGLPIQEMATGCALWMMRRLKTRPSNDGPYTSVSPGSLVLRGSTAPPGGKAPSA; from the coding sequence GTGATCACGACCAGGGACATCGCCGAGCGCCTCGGAGTCTCCGTGTCGACGGTGGGACGGGCACTCGCCGACGATCCACGCATCAGCGAGGAGACCAAGTTCCGGGTGCGGCAGGCCGCTTCCGAGATGGGGTACGTCGGCAACCGCGCGGCCCGGATGATGCGCGGAGCGTCCAGCAACGTGGTCGCGCTGGTCATCCCGGACATCCGCAACAGCTTCTACTCGACGATCGCGCACGAGCTGTCCAAGAACATGGAGGCCGAAGGCTTCCAGCTGATGCTCTCGGAGACGGACGACGACCGGACGGCCGAACTGCGCCATCTGCGGGAGCTGTCCGCGAACCGCGTGGCGGCCGTCATCATCGTGCCCACCGCGCGCCCGCACAGCGAGTCCGTCAAACTCCTGCGCGCACTACCGCACTTGCAGCTGCTGCGCAGGCACCAGTCGCTCGGCTCCCAGTGGTTCGGCGTGGACGACCACGAGGCGCTGCGTCAGGCCACGGCCCACCTGGTGGCGCAGGGCCACACCCGCATCGCCTACCTCGGCGGCCCCGAAGAGCTGCCCACGGGCGCGGAGCGTCTGCGCGGCTTCCGCACCGCCCTGCGCGAGGGCCGGCTGCCGGACGAGGCGGGGCGCGCGGAGCTGGGACCGCCGTCATCGGTCGCCCGCGGCCGAGAAACGGTGCGCCGGCTGCTGAAGGGGCCGGATGCGCCCACCGCGCTCGTGCTGGGATCGATCCAGCTCACCCTCGGCGTCCTGGAGGAGTTGTCCCGGCAGGGCGTCAAGGTGCCCGACGAGCTGTCCGTGGTCGGGTTCGGGGACGAGCCCGGGTTCTCCTGGTGGGGTCCCGGACTCACCACGATCGGCCTGCCCATCCAGGAGATGGCCACCGGCTGCGCGCTGTGGATGATGCGTCGCCTCAAGACCCGGCCGAGCAACGACGGCCCGTATACGTCGGTCTCTCCCGGGTCACTGGTCCTGCGCGGCAGCACGGCACCCCCCGGCGGAAAGGCTCCGTCCGCCTGA
- a CDS encoding NADPH-dependent FMN reductase, producing the protein MTPEPSVAPMTLTTVVASTRPGRVGRSVADWFTARVAECEEFESHLVDLHELALPFFDEPHPPALRTYTKSHTRAWSRIVDASDAFVFVTPEYNGGFPAPLKNAWDFLVVEWQHKPAAFVSYGGVSAGTRAVQMAKQVVANLRMLPIGPTVSIPFVSERVEDGAFRPGKIHEAAAEQMLDELVRTAAVMRRLRSGTY; encoded by the coding sequence ATGACACCCGAGCCCTCTGTGGCACCCATGACCCTCACCACGGTCGTGGCCAGCACTCGTCCCGGACGCGTGGGCAGGTCCGTCGCGGACTGGTTCACCGCCCGGGTCGCGGAGTGCGAGGAGTTCGAGTCGCACCTGGTCGACCTGCACGAACTCGCTCTGCCGTTCTTCGACGAGCCGCATCCGCCCGCTCTGCGGACGTACACGAAGAGCCACACCCGCGCATGGAGCCGGATCGTCGACGCCTCGGACGCGTTCGTGTTCGTCACCCCGGAATACAACGGAGGCTTTCCGGCTCCCCTGAAGAACGCGTGGGACTTTCTCGTCGTCGAGTGGCAGCACAAGCCGGCCGCGTTCGTCAGCTACGGAGGTGTCTCGGCGGGCACCCGCGCAGTGCAGATGGCCAAGCAGGTCGTGGCGAACCTGCGGATGCTGCCGATCGGTCCCACCGTGAGCATTCCGTTCGTCAGCGAACGCGTCGAGGACGGTGCTTTCCGGCCTGGCAAGATCCATGAGGCCGCCGCCGAGCAGATGCTCGACGAGCTCGTGCGCACCGCTGCCGTCATGCGTCGGTTGCGCAGTGGGACGTACTGA
- the eno gene encoding phosphopyruvate hydratase, translating to MTDARIAKLHGRRVWDSRGRPTVEVEIHLADGAIGRAIAPAGASTGQGEALDLRDGGSRFGGLDVHRAVGSVNQEIAPALLNRDASDQEVVDRLLVDLDGTPDRSRLGGNAIVATSMAVLHAAAASAGVPLWQHLAGGRPVRIPLPEIQIFGGGAHADRRVDVQDFMVMCPAAGSFSEALDWTAEIYRAAGNLMRKAGKAQGVADEGGFWPAFDSNEEALETLTRAIESAGFAPSTQVGISLDVAASQFGSGGRYTLALDDRTLDTAALIDMLGDWIEQYPILSVEDPVGEDDTDGMVEFTRRHGHRCQVIGDDYLVTNAKRVEAAATGGAANAVLVKPNQAGTVTEAFLALRAGKDAGFGTIVSARSGETEDITIAHLSVGWDAGQLKVGSFTRSERMAKWNEVLRIEESLGESAEFSGWSAFTFPESRPSTAKQ from the coding sequence ATGACAGACGCGCGGATCGCCAAGCTCCACGGCCGCAGGGTGTGGGACTCACGCGGACGGCCGACCGTGGAGGTCGAGATCCATCTCGCGGACGGCGCGATCGGCCGGGCCATCGCACCGGCTGGCGCGTCGACGGGCCAGGGCGAGGCGCTCGATCTGCGCGACGGCGGCAGCCGCTTCGGCGGACTCGACGTCCATCGCGCGGTCGGTTCGGTGAACCAGGAGATCGCACCCGCCCTCCTGAACCGCGACGCATCCGACCAGGAGGTCGTCGATCGGCTCCTGGTGGACCTCGACGGCACCCCCGACCGCAGCCGTCTCGGCGGCAACGCGATCGTGGCCACGTCCATGGCGGTCCTGCACGCCGCCGCCGCGTCCGCGGGCGTACCGCTGTGGCAGCACCTGGCAGGCGGACGACCGGTCCGCATCCCCCTGCCGGAGATCCAGATCTTCGGCGGCGGCGCCCATGCGGACCGTCGCGTCGACGTCCAGGACTTCATGGTGATGTGCCCCGCGGCCGGCAGCTTCTCCGAGGCGCTGGACTGGACCGCGGAGATCTACCGGGCGGCCGGAAACCTGATGCGCAAGGCCGGGAAGGCGCAGGGTGTAGCAGACGAGGGCGGCTTCTGGCCCGCGTTCGACTCCAACGAGGAGGCGCTCGAGACGCTGACCCGGGCGATCGAATCCGCGGGCTTCGCGCCCTCGACGCAGGTCGGCATCTCCCTGGACGTGGCAGCCTCGCAGTTCGGCAGTGGCGGTCGGTACACGCTGGCGCTGGACGACCGCACGCTGGACACCGCCGCGCTGATCGACATGCTGGGCGACTGGATCGAGCAGTATCCGATCCTGTCCGTCGAGGACCCGGTGGGTGAGGACGACACCGACGGCATGGTGGAGTTCACCCGGCGCCACGGCCACCGCTGCCAGGTGATCGGCGACGACTACCTGGTCACGAACGCCAAGCGGGTGGAGGCGGCGGCCACCGGCGGGGCGGCGAACGCCGTCCTCGTCAAGCCGAACCAGGCCGGCACGGTCACAGAGGCGTTCCTGGCCCTGCGCGCCGGGAAGGACGCCGGTTTCGGCACCATCGTCTCGGCCCGGTCCGGTGAGACCGAGGACATCACCATCGCCCATCTCAGCGTCGGCTGGGACGCCGGTCAGCTGAAGGTGGGCTCGTTCACCCGCTCCGAGCGGATGGCCAAGTGGAACGAGGTGCTGCGTATCGAGGAGTCCCTCGGCGAATCCGCGGAATTCAGCGGATGGTCCGCCTTCACATTTCCCGAATCCAGGCCCTCCACGGCCAAGCAGTAA
- a CDS encoding VOC family protein, which translates to MLPPVNLRPSFNITRSSHVRLTVADLAESRNFYVNALGLVVSDEDDRTCYLRGLAEACHHSLVLELDEEGAGTCKRIGFRVFFDEDLDLAYAWFRERGLPAEWVDVPYQGRTLHVSDPIGTPLELCAHMETRPRLHIDFAQYKGAHAQRLDHFQTFAPDTYELTAFYGELGFRNSEYLEHGDKLLGAFMYRKGTCLDLAIVENAGPALHHFAYTVSESRDIFSACDWAGILGYGDGVERGPGRHGPGGMLFAYLRDPDGHRVEVFNSHYQTIDTEIEPVRWDAASLSTNARWGLPALEKWYFEASPFVGVPQIPPAEPPKPMSLERFLLEQPLP; encoded by the coding sequence ATGCTGCCACCCGTCAATCTGCGCCCGAGTTTCAATATCACCCGCTCCAGCCATGTCCGGCTGACCGTCGCCGACCTGGCCGAGAGCCGGAACTTCTACGTGAACGCCCTGGGGCTCGTCGTCAGCGACGAGGACGACCGCACCTGCTACCTCCGCGGCCTGGCCGAGGCCTGCCACCACAGTCTCGTCCTGGAGCTCGACGAGGAGGGCGCGGGCACCTGCAAGAGGATCGGCTTCCGGGTGTTCTTCGACGAGGACCTCGATCTCGCGTACGCCTGGTTCCGTGAGCGCGGCCTGCCCGCAGAGTGGGTCGACGTCCCGTACCAAGGCCGCACCCTGCACGTCAGCGACCCCATCGGCACGCCGCTCGAACTGTGCGCCCACATGGAGACCAGGCCGCGGCTGCACATCGACTTCGCTCAGTACAAGGGCGCCCACGCGCAGCGTCTGGATCACTTCCAGACCTTCGCGCCGGACACCTACGAACTGACCGCTTTCTACGGCGAGCTCGGCTTCCGCAACTCGGAGTACCTGGAGCACGGCGACAAGCTGCTGGGCGCCTTCATGTACCGCAAGGGCACCTGTCTGGACCTCGCGATCGTCGAGAACGCCGGGCCCGCCCTGCACCACTTCGCCTACACCGTCTCCGAGAGCCGCGACATCTTCAGCGCCTGCGACTGGGCGGGCATCCTCGGCTACGGCGACGGTGTGGAGCGGGGCCCGGGACGGCACGGTCCGGGCGGGATGCTCTTCGCCTACCTCCGCGACCCCGACGGCCACCGGGTGGAGGTCTTCAACAGCCACTACCAGACCATCGACACCGAGATCGAGCCCGTGCGCTGGGACGCCGCATCGCTGAGCACCAACGCCCGCTGGGGCCTCCCGGCCCTGGAGAAGTGGTACTTCGAGGCGTCGCCCTTCGTCGGAGTACCGCAGATCCCGCCGGCCGAGCCGCCGAAGCCGATGTCGCTGGAGCGGTTCCTGCTCGAGCAGCCCCTTCCCTGA